Proteins encoded by one window of Chondromyces crocatus:
- a CDS encoding OmpA/MotB family protein: MQAKIRELENLRNQLSSEQAQSKKTRAELEEASAKVDQLKAQLKAAGVDISNLNANLEQQARALEDYRKRAEQLEAIKKRFELLRDKLQALTKLGLNVTVRNNRMVIQMPGDVLFDSGRETLKKDGQDIILKVAEVIRNDSGLASRSFQVAGHTDDAPLQGGRFKDNWGLSVMRAREVLAFLVTPVEKGGGGLNATRWSAAGFSDTDPIKPNDSPENKQANRRCEIVVVPNVEEMLDLKTLVQ; this comes from the coding sequence ATGCAAGCCAAGATCCGTGAGCTGGAGAACCTCAGAAATCAGCTGAGCAGTGAGCAGGCACAGAGCAAGAAGACCCGCGCGGAACTCGAGGAGGCATCAGCCAAGGTCGACCAGCTGAAAGCCCAGCTGAAAGCTGCGGGCGTCGACATCTCGAACCTCAATGCCAACCTCGAGCAGCAGGCGCGCGCTCTCGAAGACTATCGAAAAAGGGCCGAGCAGCTCGAAGCGATCAAGAAGCGATTCGAGCTCCTCCGCGACAAGCTGCAGGCATTGACCAAGCTCGGGCTCAACGTCACCGTGCGCAACAACCGCATGGTCATCCAGATGCCTGGCGACGTGCTGTTCGACTCCGGCCGCGAGACCTTGAAGAAGGATGGGCAGGACATCATCCTCAAGGTCGCCGAGGTCATCCGGAACGACTCGGGCCTCGCGTCACGCTCCTTCCAGGTGGCTGGCCATACCGACGACGCGCCCCTGCAGGGCGGCCGCTTCAAGGACAACTGGGGCCTCAGCGTCATGCGGGCGCGCGAGGTGCTCGCATTCCTGGTCACGCCTGTCGAAAAGGGTGGCGGCGGGCTCAATGCGACGCGCTGGAGCGCCGCAGGATTCAGTGACACCGACCCGATCAAGCCGAATGACTCGCCCGAGAACAAGCAGGCCAATCGCCGCTGCGAGATCGTCGTCGTCCCGAATGTGGAAGAGATGCTCGATCTGAAGACACTGGTGCAGTGA
- a CDS encoding Ppx/GppA phosphatase family protein, whose product MRVAAIDIGTNSVLLLVAERRGADIVPLAERATITRLGQGVDATRALNTEAVERTLACLARYGEELKALGAERIEAVGTSAMRDAAGGDEFTNRAASLLGVRPRVISGLEEAELTFHGALSGLPARPGPRVVFDIGGGSTEIISSTAPHEAITAVSLDIGSVRLTERHIHSDPPQQVELDATKADIRAQLASVPRLASSTEPLLVGVAGTVTTVAALVHDVAPYDAQRIHGSQLSYEDIQRTIEQLSSIPVAARRALRALDPARADVIVAGSLIVQEILLWAGHPTGAPARSIIASDRGVRWGIAHKLLQAK is encoded by the coding sequence ATGCGCGTCGCAGCGATCGACATCGGCACGAACTCCGTGCTTTTGCTCGTAGCCGAGCGTCGAGGCGCCGACATCGTCCCCCTCGCCGAGCGCGCCACAATCACGCGCCTCGGCCAGGGGGTCGATGCCACGCGAGCGCTCAATACGGAAGCCGTCGAGCGCACGCTCGCCTGCCTGGCGCGTTATGGCGAGGAACTCAAAGCGCTCGGCGCGGAGCGGATCGAAGCTGTCGGAACCAGCGCCATGCGCGATGCCGCGGGTGGCGACGAATTCACGAACCGCGCGGCATCTCTGCTCGGCGTGAGACCTCGGGTCATCTCTGGCCTCGAAGAAGCCGAGCTCACGTTTCACGGAGCGCTGAGTGGCCTCCCAGCTCGCCCTGGGCCGCGCGTCGTATTCGACATCGGAGGCGGCAGCACCGAGATCATCTCCAGCACAGCACCTCATGAAGCCATCACCGCAGTGAGCCTCGACATTGGCAGCGTCCGGCTCACGGAGCGGCACATCCACTCCGACCCACCTCAGCAGGTCGAGCTGGACGCCACCAAAGCCGACATTCGTGCCCAGCTGGCTAGCGTCCCCCGCCTGGCTTCCAGCACCGAGCCGCTCCTGGTCGGCGTCGCCGGGACGGTCACCACGGTCGCGGCCCTCGTGCACGACGTGGCCCCCTACGACGCCCAGCGAATCCACGGCTCACAGCTGAGCTACGAGGACATCCAGCGGACCATCGAGCAGCTTTCCTCCATCCCGGTCGCCGCGCGAAGAGCGCTGCGAGCGCTCGATCCTGCCCGGGCCGACGTCATTGTGGCCGGAAGCCTCATCGTCCAGGAGATCCTCCTCTGGGCGGGTCACCCGACAGGCGCTCCGGCCCGCAGCATCATTGCTTCAGACCGCGGGGTTCGCTGGGGGATAGCGCACAAGCTCCTCCAGGCGAAGTAA
- a CDS encoding CarD family transcriptional regulator, giving the protein MQARSEIQFKVGDKAVYPAQGVAEVVNIEEKDIAGNRQRFYVLRILDTDRKIMVPVSNASAVGLRQVISEQEIREIFDILRERTIAFDNQTWNRRYRGFMDKIKTGSIYDVAEVLRDLYRLKTDKQLSFGERRMLDTARTLIVKEIAIARDQTEEQVKTEIEAIFMAN; this is encoded by the coding sequence ATGCAGGCTCGTTCGGAGATCCAGTTCAAGGTAGGTGACAAGGCTGTTTACCCGGCCCAAGGCGTAGCTGAGGTGGTGAATATCGAGGAGAAGGACATCGCTGGAAATCGTCAGCGGTTCTACGTGCTTCGCATCCTCGACACGGACCGAAAAATCATGGTCCCCGTCAGCAATGCCAGCGCCGTCGGCCTGCGCCAAGTCATCTCTGAGCAGGAGATCCGGGAGATTTTCGATATCCTTCGCGAGCGAACGATCGCCTTCGACAACCAGACATGGAATCGCCGTTATCGCGGCTTCATGGATAAGATCAAGACGGGCTCGATCTACGACGTCGCCGAGGTTCTTCGCGATCTCTACCGCCTGAAGACGGATAAGCAGCTCTCCTTCGGCGAGCGCCGCATGCTCGACACTGCCCGGACGCTCATCGTCAAGGAGATCGCCATCGCTCGGGATCAGACCGAGGAGCAGGTCAAGACCGAGATCGAAGCCATCTTCATGGCCAACTGA
- a CDS encoding tRNA (cytidine(34)-2'-O)-methyltransferase yields MPHETRLRLRAAPLEPPFRLVLIEPEIPQNTGNIGRLSAATQSPLHLIGRLGFRIDEHAVRRAGLDYWHLVQLEQHVNLDHFKHAHPGARLRLFSSSATRSYLDAEFRPGDALVFGKESMGLDPALLESMPDSVFGIPMPGAVRSLNLANAVSIVLYEALRQVGALNTPQAQS; encoded by the coding sequence GTGCCCCATGAAACCCGTCTTCGTCTTCGCGCCGCTCCTCTCGAGCCTCCCTTCCGGCTCGTGTTGATCGAGCCGGAAATCCCGCAGAACACGGGGAACATCGGGCGCCTCTCGGCGGCGACGCAGAGCCCCCTCCACCTGATCGGGAGGCTGGGCTTCCGGATCGACGAGCATGCCGTGCGACGCGCGGGGCTGGACTACTGGCATCTCGTGCAGCTGGAGCAGCACGTGAACCTGGACCATTTCAAGCATGCTCATCCGGGCGCGCGCCTGCGCCTCTTCAGCTCCTCCGCCACCCGTTCCTATCTCGACGCGGAGTTCAGGCCGGGAGACGCACTGGTCTTCGGCAAGGAGAGCATGGGACTGGACCCAGCTCTCCTCGAGAGCATGCCGGATTCGGTCTTCGGGATTCCCATGCCAGGGGCTGTCAGGTCACTCAATCTGGCGAATGCGGTCTCCATCGTTCTTTACGAGGCTCTTCGGCAAGTCGGGGCACTGAATACCCCGCAGGCGCAGTCATGA
- the rnc gene encoding ribonuclease III: protein MEGSALPGELGQLPELEGELPHLEEALTHASFANEQRGVRRLDNQRLEFLGDAVLGLCVTEILMARFPEAREGELSLMRAALVNTDALATWARAVDLGAALRLGRGADVAGERDQTNVLADATEALVAAVYLDRGLDVARALSRRITAEPIGRLQGGGRIGRDPKSQLQERIQARGGPSPRYRIVGVEGPDHERVFTAVAEADGEVLGQGRGRSKKLAEQAAARAALEGLGVLPAESNGGGEAFVQAEAGAAVADGEGGRPARTVGNVR, encoded by the coding sequence GTGGAGGGGTCGGCGCTCCCGGGTGAGCTCGGGCAGTTGCCAGAGCTGGAGGGGGAGCTTCCGCACCTCGAGGAGGCGCTCACGCACGCGAGCTTCGCGAACGAGCAGCGCGGGGTGCGGCGGCTGGACAACCAGCGGCTGGAGTTTCTCGGCGATGCGGTGCTGGGGCTGTGCGTGACGGAGATCCTGATGGCGCGCTTCCCAGAGGCGCGCGAGGGGGAGCTGTCGCTGATGCGCGCGGCGCTGGTGAACACCGATGCGCTGGCGACGTGGGCACGGGCGGTCGATCTGGGGGCAGCGCTGCGGCTCGGTCGTGGGGCCGATGTGGCAGGTGAGCGGGATCAGACGAACGTGCTCGCCGACGCGACGGAAGCGCTGGTGGCAGCAGTGTACCTGGACCGTGGGCTGGACGTGGCACGCGCCCTGAGCCGACGGATCACCGCGGAGCCGATCGGGCGGCTGCAAGGTGGGGGGCGCATCGGGCGGGATCCGAAGAGCCAGCTCCAGGAGCGGATTCAAGCGCGTGGGGGGCCGTCCCCGCGTTACCGCATCGTGGGGGTGGAGGGGCCGGATCACGAGCGGGTTTTCACCGCGGTGGCCGAGGCAGACGGAGAGGTGCTGGGGCAGGGGCGAGGTCGCTCGAAGAAGCTGGCCGAGCAGGCGGCAGCGAGGGCTGCGCTGGAGGGACTCGGGGTTCTGCCGGCAGAGTCGAACGGTGGCGGGGAGGCGTTCGTGCAAGCCGAGGCAGGTGCCGCCGTGGCCGATGGAGAGGGTGGAAGGCCGGCGAGGACTGTGGGAAACGTCCGGTGA
- a CDS encoding 4a-hydroxytetrahydrobiopterin dehydratase, whose translation MSKREQLSGDAIASFVGTHPGWERAGDALERVYPFPDYSAAVGFVMRVALAAERRDHHPDLLLSWGKVKVSWSTHDAGGITGLDTEMAALCDRLSAG comes from the coding sequence ATGTCGAAGCGTGAGCAGCTCTCTGGCGATGCGATCGCCTCCTTCGTCGGGACGCACCCGGGGTGGGAGCGCGCTGGCGATGCGCTGGAGCGGGTGTACCCGTTTCCTGATTACAGTGCGGCGGTGGGCTTCGTGATGCGGGTGGCGCTTGCAGCCGAGCGCCGTGATCATCACCCGGACCTGTTGCTGAGCTGGGGCAAGGTGAAGGTGTCGTGGTCCACGCATGATGCTGGCGGGATCACGGGGCTCGACACCGAGATGGCCGCGCTCTGCGATCGGCTCAGCGCCGGTTGA
- a CDS encoding peptidyl-prolyl cis-trans isomerase codes for MRARWRNSAVTVLGAAVLAAVVAVGTSSSVRADAREDAVVARVGDAVITVRDVERRMGQMAPFQLVAYGSTQEEIRKRFVDEVMIRDLLLAQGAEQTGVKERPEVQERRRSVLRGALLGRMRAELVKTSPVSDEEVRVFYEANKEKFVSPARVALWRILVATREEAAELIAELQKASLDVQKWNDLAREKSLDKSSSLRGGNLGFVLPDGATTDPELQVDPRLLEAASKVKDAELVPEPVPEGKRWAVVWRRQSMKAVTRPLEQEGAGIRQMLAHQKADAQVKELLARLRKEHLSEFNPEAVSLLEVSTAGELQPTRRPGALPASRKPSAPSLKDQKHQHQH; via the coding sequence ATGCGCGCGCGTTGGCGAAATTCGGCGGTGACGGTCCTCGGGGCTGCGGTGCTGGCCGCGGTCGTGGCAGTGGGGACGAGCAGCTCGGTGCGCGCGGATGCGCGGGAAGATGCCGTGGTCGCCCGGGTGGGGGATGCGGTGATCACGGTGCGCGATGTGGAGCGGCGGATGGGGCAGATGGCGCCCTTCCAGCTCGTGGCCTACGGGTCGACGCAGGAGGAGATCCGGAAGCGCTTCGTGGACGAGGTGATGATCCGCGACCTGCTGCTCGCGCAAGGGGCAGAGCAGACGGGGGTGAAGGAGCGGCCCGAGGTGCAGGAGCGGCGTCGTTCGGTGCTGCGCGGGGCACTGCTGGGGCGGATGCGCGCAGAGCTGGTGAAGACGTCGCCGGTCTCCGATGAGGAGGTGCGCGTGTTCTACGAGGCGAACAAGGAGAAGTTCGTGTCGCCGGCGCGGGTGGCGCTGTGGCGGATCCTGGTGGCGACGCGCGAGGAGGCGGCGGAGCTGATCGCGGAACTCCAGAAGGCGTCGCTGGACGTGCAGAAGTGGAACGATCTGGCGAGGGAGAAGTCGCTGGACAAGTCGTCGAGCCTGCGGGGCGGGAACCTGGGGTTCGTGCTGCCGGACGGGGCGACGACGGATCCCGAGCTGCAGGTGGATCCGAGGTTGCTGGAGGCGGCGTCGAAGGTGAAGGACGCAGAGCTGGTGCCCGAGCCGGTGCCGGAGGGGAAACGCTGGGCGGTGGTGTGGCGTCGTCAGAGCATGAAGGCGGTGACGCGGCCGCTGGAGCAGGAAGGCGCCGGGATCCGGCAGATGCTGGCGCACCAGAAGGCGGACGCGCAGGTGAAGGAGCTCCTGGCGCGGCTCCGGAAGGAGCACCTGTCGGAGTTCAATCCGGAGGCGGTGTCGCTGCTGGAGGTGTCGACGGCGGGGGAGCTGCAGCCGACGCGGCGTCCCGGGGCGCTGCCGGCGAGCCGGAAGCCGAGTGCGCCGTCGTTGAAGGATCAGAAGCACCAGCATCAGCACTGA
- a CDS encoding metallopeptidase family protein: protein MAQGRAVVGEAGVSGASGRVLPERVHVPSGRVLCLSDAAARVAAREVVGEALGEARRVEGEGALAAREGAPWLRDLRVLEGAGVVTEGGEAVAIGALSLRDAHVLRALLAWASVVPEEEGEFSCENCGEVFRAAPSALLEVGPFTDGELHDPDLDRSFDAGAWHAVPAFRAGGTLCRRVRLAERTVDEAMPLLLAAGGRSLRMTPAVAAAMGVVALGSERRASVIAEALSEAPEAAWSAVVDVYHEARYPARLWAVHRCAGCGARNDLDVPLERELSRGEVRAGGRRRGGERAAFPDLDAFEREVREAAERVYRVRGVRNIDLFVDAGVPLCDDGGEPLLGCYTPGGMDPVLMIERPPEVRIFYRSFEAEHRADPGFDVLAEIKETLDHEVTHHLHYLSGDDPLDDEERGEIEKERVRRVGVAESARRARQGLRAEVVGFLRVAWPLLLVAALGAWMGWCQGP, encoded by the coding sequence ATGGCGCAAGGACGAGCGGTGGTGGGTGAGGCGGGGGTGAGCGGGGCATCCGGGCGGGTGCTGCCCGAGCGGGTGCACGTTCCTTCGGGTCGGGTGCTGTGTCTGTCGGATGCGGCAGCGCGGGTCGCGGCGCGGGAGGTCGTGGGGGAGGCGCTCGGAGAGGCGCGTCGCGTGGAGGGAGAGGGGGCGCTGGCGGCGCGCGAGGGGGCGCCATGGCTGCGGGATCTGCGGGTGCTGGAGGGGGCGGGGGTGGTGACGGAGGGGGGAGAGGCGGTGGCGATCGGGGCGCTGTCGCTGCGGGATGCGCACGTGCTCCGGGCGCTGCTGGCGTGGGCGTCGGTGGTGCCGGAGGAGGAGGGGGAGTTCTCTTGCGAGAACTGCGGTGAGGTGTTCCGGGCGGCGCCTTCGGCGTTGCTGGAGGTGGGGCCGTTCACGGACGGGGAGCTGCACGATCCAGATCTGGATCGGTCGTTCGATGCAGGGGCGTGGCACGCGGTGCCGGCGTTTCGCGCAGGGGGGACGCTGTGCCGGCGGGTGCGGTTGGCCGAGCGAACGGTGGATGAGGCGATGCCGCTGCTGCTGGCGGCTGGTGGGAGGTCGCTGCGGATGACGCCTGCGGTGGCAGCGGCGATGGGGGTGGTGGCGCTGGGGAGCGAGCGGCGGGCGTCGGTGATCGCGGAGGCGCTCTCGGAAGCGCCAGAGGCGGCGTGGTCCGCGGTGGTGGATGTGTACCACGAGGCGCGTTATCCGGCGCGGCTCTGGGCGGTGCATCGGTGCGCGGGGTGCGGGGCGCGCAACGATCTGGATGTGCCGCTGGAGCGTGAACTGTCGCGGGGTGAGGTGCGGGCCGGGGGGCGGAGGAGAGGCGGCGAGCGGGCGGCGTTCCCGGATCTGGATGCGTTCGAGCGGGAGGTGCGCGAAGCCGCAGAGCGGGTGTACCGGGTGCGCGGGGTGCGCAACATCGATCTGTTCGTGGATGCGGGGGTGCCGCTCTGTGACGATGGCGGGGAGCCGCTGCTGGGCTGTTACACGCCAGGGGGGATGGATCCGGTGCTGATGATCGAGCGGCCGCCGGAGGTGAGGATCTTTTACCGGTCGTTCGAGGCGGAGCACCGGGCAGATCCGGGGTTCGATGTACTGGCGGAGATCAAGGAGACGCTGGACCACGAGGTGACGCACCACCTGCACTACCTGTCGGGTGACGATCCGCTGGATGACGAGGAGCGCGGGGAGATCGAGAAGGAGCGGGTGCGCCGCGTCGGGGTGGCCGAGTCCGCGCGGCGGGCGCGGCAGGGGCTGCGGGCGGAAGTGGTCGGGTTTCTGCGGGTCGCGTGGCCGCTCCTTCTGGTGGCGGCGCTGGGGGCGTGGATGGGGTGGTGCCAGGGTCCTTGA
- a CDS encoding sigma-54-dependent transcriptional regulator: MPRGHVLVLDDERSILTTLQKALTLEGYTVDVAGGIAVADDKLAKRSYDIALFDVSLPDGDGVDLLKRLRQSGSDLPVIMMSGHATIDAAVRATRLGALDFLEKPLSTDRLLLVLDNALRLVRAEAEAKTLRAQAGKLGELIGDSRAMVDLRDQIARAAKAAATVLVTGERGTGKELVARAIHIASKRAKGPLEKMNCAAVPSELIESELFGHEAGAFTGATKQRRGKFERASGGTLFLDEVGDMPLAMQAKLLRVLQEREIERVGGNETLKVDVRVVAATNRDLTTACQNGQFRPDLYDRLNVVPLALPPLRARREDIPLLARHFLALATEANDRPGMKLSDAGLTVLAGYSYPGNVRELRNIIERLVILTPDDTIDADDVRLCLGGPANGSTAGLYRPGVPFRVLSEEAERTILEEALAHHSGQMTATARALGLERSHLYKKCRALGLRGTDKADGDDDAG, translated from the coding sequence ATGCCGCGCGGCCATGTCCTCGTGCTCGACGACGAGCGCTCGATTCTCACCACCCTCCAGAAGGCGCTGACCCTGGAAGGCTACACCGTCGATGTGGCGGGCGGCATCGCCGTCGCCGACGACAAGCTCGCCAAGCGCAGCTACGACATCGCCCTCTTCGACGTCTCTCTCCCGGACGGCGATGGCGTCGACCTCCTCAAGCGCCTGCGCCAGAGTGGCTCCGACCTGCCCGTCATCATGATGAGCGGCCACGCCACCATCGACGCCGCCGTCCGCGCCACGCGCCTCGGCGCCCTCGACTTCCTCGAGAAGCCCCTCTCCACCGATCGCCTCCTCCTCGTCCTGGACAACGCCCTCCGCCTCGTCCGCGCCGAGGCCGAAGCCAAGACTCTCCGCGCCCAGGCCGGCAAGCTCGGAGAGCTCATCGGCGACAGCCGCGCCATGGTCGACCTCCGCGACCAGATCGCCCGTGCCGCCAAGGCCGCAGCCACCGTCCTCGTCACCGGCGAGCGCGGCACCGGCAAAGAACTCGTCGCGCGCGCCATCCACATCGCCTCCAAGCGCGCCAAGGGACCGCTCGAGAAGATGAACTGCGCCGCCGTCCCCAGCGAGCTGATCGAGAGCGAACTCTTCGGCCACGAAGCCGGCGCCTTCACCGGCGCCACCAAGCAACGCCGCGGCAAGTTCGAGCGCGCCAGCGGCGGCACCCTCTTCCTCGACGAGGTCGGCGACATGCCCCTCGCCATGCAGGCCAAGCTCCTCCGCGTCCTCCAGGAGCGCGAGATCGAGCGCGTCGGCGGCAACGAGACCCTCAAGGTCGACGTCCGCGTCGTCGCCGCCACCAACCGCGACCTCACCACCGCCTGCCAGAACGGCCAGTTCCGACCCGACCTCTACGATCGCCTCAACGTCGTCCCCCTCGCCCTGCCCCCCTTGCGCGCGCGCCGCGAAGACATCCCTCTCCTCGCGCGCCACTTCCTCGCCCTCGCCACCGAAGCCAACGACCGCCCGGGCATGAAGCTCTCCGACGCCGGCCTCACGGTCCTCGCCGGCTACAGCTACCCCGGCAACGTCCGCGAGCTGCGCAACATCATCGAGCGCCTCGTCATCCTCACCCCTGACGACACCATCGACGCCGACGACGTCCGCCTCTGCCTCGGCGGCCCCGCAAACGGCTCCACCGCCGGCCTCTACCGCCCCGGCGTCCCCTTCCGCGTCCTCTCCGAAGAAGCCGAGCGCACCATCCTCGAAGAAGCCCTCGCCCACCACAGCGGCCAGATGACCGCCACCGCCCGCGCCCTCGGCCTCGAACGCAGCCACCTCTACAAAAAGTGCCGTGCCCTCGGCCTGCGAGGCACCGACAAAGCCGACGGCGACGACGACGCCGGCTGA
- a CDS encoding tetratricopeptide repeat protein codes for MRPSRFSSRTLAAALLATASLGAASLGAAPTLAQPATAPRGPAPLVEATPGTALSRARAAIDRGEYADAEKEVTPLLRDAASRAEATLLKAEIELRTGRYDEAQKTATAAAGLGAKAKIAAAALRAEALANLGKVDEAIAAAREVEREDGARRARLVLGELLIRAGRRGEARAPLMTLIEDYNSDAIASTDAVGLSLVGRAAHLLRSPRDANDAFDQAERVGGKKNAETLLWRADLFLDKYNPGRAGAMVKEALKLAPADPRARVMAARVKLDSAMDFGGAKSEITQALETNPNLAEAHVVKAGLHLRDLEIELADAAADRGLKINPSHLELLSMKAAIRFLADDQTGFEAMRKKVLSLNPEYSEFYRIVGEYAEWEHRYDDIVRMMQEAVKVDRFDAKAFASLGLNLIRSGDEKSGLEALQRSWDKDRFNVRVFNTLNLYEKDIATSYVSIQGQRFTMRYHKDEKAILERYVPRMLDEAWTSMVQRYSFTPKMPVAIELYADQEHFSVRTSGLPNVGIQGVCFGQTLAAMSPAAAEFNWGNVIWHELGHVFAIQASKNHVPRWFTEGLSEYETIVRRSEWQREEESSLYAAYKAGRVPEVNSFNRAFTHVDDVSDVTMAYFAASQIVVFMVEAFGFEKVASMLPRWGAGERTPAVVQAALGISTTELDRRFRAWLKPRLARYEKQYVPDLHAPPLDDARKAVLKAPRDPKKHVQLALSLFGDGQEQEGEAVLAEALRIDPKQPDAHYIKLRMAFGQKRLDEAERVIAKMIANGHDGYAVRLKAADLAEVKKDRVKMKAHLEAAHQFDPSQAEPLQALYDVAHKAKDPAGELSALRRLAQLDQHDRRVWRRLLRLLVEQGHWEEARRVGESALFVDVASSETHRLYARALARTGYHLSAIFELNSALLTHPKAQEAEQIYGELAKAYEKLKRDDLAKKALAYQQEVQRNGASRQPGLLPD; via the coding sequence ATGCGACCCTCCCGATTCTCCAGCCGCACCCTCGCCGCCGCCCTCCTCGCCACCGCGTCCCTCGGTGCGGCCTCCCTCGGCGCCGCGCCCACCCTCGCGCAACCCGCGACGGCACCTCGCGGCCCAGCTCCACTCGTCGAGGCTACGCCCGGCACGGCCCTGAGCCGCGCACGCGCCGCGATCGATCGCGGCGAGTACGCCGACGCGGAGAAAGAGGTCACCCCGCTGCTCCGGGACGCAGCCTCGCGCGCCGAAGCCACGCTGCTCAAGGCAGAGATCGAGCTGCGCACCGGCCGCTACGACGAAGCCCAGAAGACCGCGACCGCCGCCGCCGGCCTTGGTGCCAAGGCAAAGATTGCCGCCGCTGCGCTGCGCGCCGAAGCCCTCGCGAACCTCGGCAAGGTCGACGAGGCCATCGCCGCCGCGCGCGAGGTCGAACGCGAGGACGGCGCCCGACGCGCCCGCCTCGTGCTCGGCGAACTCTTGATCCGCGCCGGGCGACGCGGCGAAGCCCGCGCGCCACTCATGACCCTCATCGAGGACTACAACAGCGACGCGATCGCCTCGACCGACGCCGTGGGTCTCAGCCTGGTGGGCCGCGCCGCGCACCTGCTTCGCAGCCCGCGCGACGCCAACGACGCCTTCGATCAAGCCGAGCGGGTGGGCGGGAAGAAGAACGCCGAGACCTTGCTCTGGCGCGCCGACCTGTTCCTCGACAAGTACAACCCCGGCCGCGCCGGAGCGATGGTCAAGGAGGCGCTCAAGCTGGCGCCCGCCGATCCGCGCGCGCGCGTGATGGCGGCGCGGGTGAAGCTCGACAGCGCCATGGACTTCGGTGGCGCCAAGAGCGAGATCACCCAGGCCCTCGAGACCAACCCGAACCTGGCCGAGGCCCACGTGGTGAAGGCCGGCCTGCACCTGCGCGATCTGGAGATCGAGCTGGCCGACGCCGCCGCCGATCGAGGGCTGAAGATCAACCCATCGCACCTCGAGCTGCTCTCGATGAAGGCGGCCATCCGCTTCCTCGCCGACGACCAGACGGGCTTCGAGGCCATGCGCAAGAAGGTGCTCTCCCTGAACCCGGAGTACTCGGAGTTCTACCGGATCGTAGGCGAGTACGCGGAGTGGGAGCACCGCTACGACGACATCGTGCGCATGATGCAGGAGGCGGTGAAGGTCGACCGCTTCGACGCGAAGGCCTTCGCCTCGCTGGGGCTGAACCTGATCCGATCGGGCGACGAGAAGAGCGGGCTGGAGGCGCTGCAGCGCTCCTGGGACAAGGACCGCTTCAACGTCCGCGTGTTCAACACGCTGAACCTCTACGAGAAGGACATCGCCACCTCCTACGTGAGCATCCAGGGGCAGCGCTTCACGATGCGCTACCACAAGGACGAGAAGGCCATCCTGGAACGCTACGTGCCGCGCATGCTCGACGAAGCGTGGACGTCGATGGTGCAGCGCTACAGCTTCACACCGAAGATGCCCGTGGCCATCGAGCTGTACGCCGACCAGGAGCACTTCAGCGTGCGCACCAGCGGTCTGCCGAACGTGGGCATCCAGGGCGTCTGCTTCGGTCAGACGCTGGCCGCGATGAGCCCCGCCGCCGCCGAGTTCAACTGGGGCAACGTGATCTGGCACGAGCTGGGTCACGTGTTCGCCATCCAGGCGTCGAAGAACCACGTGCCCCGCTGGTTCACCGAGGGCCTCAGCGAGTACGAGACGATCGTGCGCCGCTCCGAGTGGCAGCGCGAGGAAGAGTCGTCCCTCTACGCCGCCTACAAGGCCGGGCGCGTCCCCGAGGTGAACAGCTTCAACCGCGCCTTCACGCACGTCGACGACGTGTCCGACGTGACGATGGCCTACTTCGCCGCGAGCCAGATCGTGGTGTTCATGGTGGAGGCGTTCGGCTTCGAGAAGGTCGCGTCCATGCTCCCGCGCTGGGGCGCCGGCGAGCGCACGCCGGCCGTGGTGCAGGCCGCGCTCGGGATCTCGACGACGGAGCTGGACCGTCGCTTCCGCGCCTGGCTGAAGCCGCGCCTCGCTCGCTACGAGAAGCAGTACGTACCCGATCTGCACGCGCCCCCGCTCGACGACGCGCGCAAGGCGGTGCTGAAGGCGCCGCGCGATCCGAAGAAGCACGTGCAGCTCGCACTGTCGCTCTTCGGCGACGGTCAGGAGCAAGAGGGCGAGGCCGTGCTCGCCGAGGCGCTGCGGATCGATCCGAAGCAGCCCGACGCGCACTACATCAAGCTGCGGATGGCGTTCGGTCAGAAGCGGCTCGACGAGGCCGAGCGGGTGATCGCGAAGATGATCGCGAACGGGCACGATGGCTACGCGGTGCGGCTCAAGGCCGCAGACCTGGCCGAGGTGAAGAAGGATCGGGTGAAGATGAAGGCGCACCTGGAGGCCGCCCATCAGTTCGATCCTTCGCAAGCAGAGCCGCTGCAAGCGCTCTACGACGTGGCGCACAAGGCGAAGGACCCGGCCGGGGAGCTGAGCGCGCTGCGGCGGCTGGCCCAGCTCGATCAGCACGATCGTCGTGTGTGGCGGAGGCTCTTGCGGTTGCTGGTGGAGCAAGGGCACTGGGAGGAGGCGCGGCGCGTTGGGGAGAGCGCGCTGTTCGTGGATGTGGCGAGTTCGGAGACGCACCGGCTCTACGCGCGGGCGCTGGCGCGGACGGGGTACCATCTGTCGGCGATCTTCGAGCTGAACAGCGCGCTGCTGACGCACCCGAAGGCGCAAGAGGCGGAGCAGATCTACGGTGAGCTGGCGAAGGCTTACGAGAAGCTGAAGCGGGATGATCTGGCGAAGAAGGCGCTCGCGTACCAGCAGGAAGTGCAGCGGAACGGGGCGTCGCGGCAGCCTGGGTTGCTCCCGGATTGA